One window of Amaranthus tricolor cultivar Red isolate AtriRed21 chromosome 13, ASM2621246v1, whole genome shotgun sequence genomic DNA carries:
- the LOC130798659 gene encoding alpha-mannosidase I MNS5 isoform X3: MMSIRHLRSWILLLFLICTAVLNFSLSDPDSHLVRKKFLMKQKVRRMFYHAYDNYMKYAFPHDELKPLTKTFTDSLSELGNLRLEHLPQNYNGSALTLIESLSSLVILGNNTEFVRAVLWLSENLTFDVDARVNLFECNIRVLGGLVSAHMLATDSRNRFSQGTYKNQLLILAEDLGRRFLPAFSTPTGLPYAWINLKYGVMENETTETSTSGSGSLILEMGALSRLTGDPQYEAAALRALRKLWSLRSSLNLLGTTLDVVTGKWIEYSSGIGAGVDSFYEYLAKAYILFGKDEYWRLFQSAYVAVQKHFRHGPWYHEADMRTGHATYWQLTSLQAFWPGLQVLVGDVAAANSSHREFFKVWKKFGVLPERYLLDHQILHPTEKYYPLRPELVESTFYLYQATKDPWYLEVGESIANSLNLYTKVNGGFASVRDVSTMVLEDHQHSFFLAETCKYLYLLYDDSFLLDQNYIFTTEGHPLPVLAAWHDRLPEVYTSNYTFLQVYSSRFYRGEEKRIQKK; the protein is encoded by the exons ATGATGTCAATCCGCCATTTGAGAAGTTGGATTCTTTTACTTTTCCTGATTTGCACTGCCGTTCTCAATTTTTCACTTTCTGATCCAGATTCACATCTCGTCCGTAAGAAATTTCTCATGAAGCAGAAAGTCCGCCGTAT GTTTTATCATGCCTATGACAACTACATGAAATATGCATTTCCG CATGATGAACTGAAACCTCTCACAAAAACTTTCACCGACTCACTCAGTGAACTAGGAAATTTGAGG CTGGAACACTTGCCACAGAACTATAATGGTTCTGCACTTACCCTAATCGAGTCATTATCGAG CCTTGTGATATTAGGTAACAATACAGAGTTCGTAAGAGCAGTGTTGTGGCTTTCCGAAAATCTGACATTTGATGTTGATGCAAGAGTGAATCTGTTCGAG TGCAACATAAGAGTACTTGGGGGACTTGTTTCTGCTCATATGCTTGCAACTGATTCTAGAAACAGGTTCTCTCAAGGAACTTACAAGAATCAGCTCCTTATCCTAGCTGAAGACTTAGGGCGACGCTTCTTGCCTGCATTTAGTACACCAACTGGATTACCATATGCATGGATCAACCTCAAG TATGGagtaatggaaaacgaaacaacGGAAACTAGCACTTCTGGCTCTG GTTCCTTGATTCTTGAAATGGGGGCATTATCAAGATTGACTGGTGACCCACAATATGAAGCTGCGGCGCTGCGTGCTTTGCGTAAGTTATGGAGTTTGAGGAGTTCTTTGAATCTGTTAGGGACCACACTGGATGTGGTAACTGGAAAGTGGATAGAGTATTCTTCTGGGATAGGAGCTG GGGTCGACTCATTTTATGAGTATTTAGCTAAAGCTTACATTCTCTTTGGAAAGGATGAATACTGGAGGTTGTTTCAGTCAGCTTATGTTGCTGTCCAGAAACACTTCAGACATGGTCCATG GTATCATGAAGCTGATATGAGAACAGGGCATGCAACTTACTGGCAACTTACGAGCCTTCAAGCATTTTGGCCAGGACTACAG GTGCTTGTAGGAGATGTTGCAGCAGCAAATTCCTCGCACCGTGAATTTTTCAAAGTTTGGAAAAAATTTGGTGTTTTGCCAGAAAG GTATCTGCTTGACCATCAAATTCTCCACCCGACGGAAAAATATTATCCACTACGTCCTGAATTGGTAGAGTCTACTTTCTACTTATATCAGGCAACTAAAG ATCCATGGTACTTGGAAGTGGGTGAATCAATTGCTAACTCTCTGAATTTGTACACCAAAGTGAATGGTGGTTTTGCAAGTGTTCGAGATGTCTCCACTATGGTGTTGGAAGACCATCAGCACAGTTTTTTCCTTGCCGAAAC ATGCAAATACCTATATCTTCTATACGACGACTCATTTTTACTTGATCAGAATTACATCTTCACGACTGAGGGTCACCCTCTTCCTGTGCTTGCTGCTTGGCATGATAGGCTTCCTGAGGTATATACTTCAAATTATACTTTCCTCCAG
- the LOC130798659 gene encoding alpha-mannosidase I MNS5 isoform X4, with protein MMSIRHLRSWILLLFLICTAVLNFSLSDPDSHLVRKKFLMKQKVRRMFYHAYDNYMKYAFPHDELKPLTKTFTDSLSELGNLRLEHLPQNYNGSALTLIESLSSLVILGNNTEFVRAVLWLSENLTFDVDARVNLFECNIRVLGGLVSAHMLATDSRNRFSQGTYKNQLLILAEDLGRRFLPAFSTPTGLPYAWINLKYGVMENETTETSTSGSGSLILEMGALSRLTGDPQYEAAALRALRKLWSLRSSLNLLGTTLDVVTGKWIEYSSGIGAGVDSFYEYLAKAYILFGKDEYWRLFQSAYVAVQKHFRHGPWYHEADMRTGHATYWQLTSLQAFWPGLQVLVGDVAAANSSHREFFKVWKKFGVLPERYLLDHQILHPTEKYYPLRPELVESTFYLYQATKDANTYIFYTTTHFYLIRITSSRLRVTLFLCLLLGMIGFLRYILQIILSSRYIHLDFIEEKRRGYKRNKKTTNIKREAQHKKEIIVYNKLIFV; from the exons ATGATGTCAATCCGCCATTTGAGAAGTTGGATTCTTTTACTTTTCCTGATTTGCACTGCCGTTCTCAATTTTTCACTTTCTGATCCAGATTCACATCTCGTCCGTAAGAAATTTCTCATGAAGCAGAAAGTCCGCCGTAT GTTTTATCATGCCTATGACAACTACATGAAATATGCATTTCCG CATGATGAACTGAAACCTCTCACAAAAACTTTCACCGACTCACTCAGTGAACTAGGAAATTTGAGG CTGGAACACTTGCCACAGAACTATAATGGTTCTGCACTTACCCTAATCGAGTCATTATCGAG CCTTGTGATATTAGGTAACAATACAGAGTTCGTAAGAGCAGTGTTGTGGCTTTCCGAAAATCTGACATTTGATGTTGATGCAAGAGTGAATCTGTTCGAG TGCAACATAAGAGTACTTGGGGGACTTGTTTCTGCTCATATGCTTGCAACTGATTCTAGAAACAGGTTCTCTCAAGGAACTTACAAGAATCAGCTCCTTATCCTAGCTGAAGACTTAGGGCGACGCTTCTTGCCTGCATTTAGTACACCAACTGGATTACCATATGCATGGATCAACCTCAAG TATGGagtaatggaaaacgaaacaacGGAAACTAGCACTTCTGGCTCTG GTTCCTTGATTCTTGAAATGGGGGCATTATCAAGATTGACTGGTGACCCACAATATGAAGCTGCGGCGCTGCGTGCTTTGCGTAAGTTATGGAGTTTGAGGAGTTCTTTGAATCTGTTAGGGACCACACTGGATGTGGTAACTGGAAAGTGGATAGAGTATTCTTCTGGGATAGGAGCTG GGGTCGACTCATTTTATGAGTATTTAGCTAAAGCTTACATTCTCTTTGGAAAGGATGAATACTGGAGGTTGTTTCAGTCAGCTTATGTTGCTGTCCAGAAACACTTCAGACATGGTCCATG GTATCATGAAGCTGATATGAGAACAGGGCATGCAACTTACTGGCAACTTACGAGCCTTCAAGCATTTTGGCCAGGACTACAG GTGCTTGTAGGAGATGTTGCAGCAGCAAATTCCTCGCACCGTGAATTTTTCAAAGTTTGGAAAAAATTTGGTGTTTTGCCAGAAAG GTATCTGCTTGACCATCAAATTCTCCACCCGACGGAAAAATATTATCCACTACGTCCTGAATTGGTAGAGTCTACTTTCTACTTATATCAGGCAACTAAAG ATGCAAATACCTATATCTTCTATACGACGACTCATTTTTACTTGATCAGAATTACATCTTCACGACTGAGGGTCACCCTCTTCCTGTGCTTGCTGCTTGGCATGATAGGCTTCCTGAGGTATATACTTCAAATTATACTTTCCTCCAG
- the LOC130798659 gene encoding alpha-mannosidase I MNS5 isoform X6, with the protein MMSIRHLRSWILLLFLICTAVLNFSLSDPDSHLVRKKFLMKQKVRRMFYHAYDNYMKYAFPHDELKPLTKTFTDSLSELGNLRLEHLPQNYNGSALTLIESLSSLVILGNNTEFVRAVLWLSENLTFDVDARVNLFECNIRVLGGLVSAHMLATDSRNRFSQGTYKNQLLILAEDLGRRFLPAFSTPTGLPYAWINLKYGVMENETTETSTSGSGSLILEMGALSRLTGDPQYEAAALRALRKLWSLRSSLNLLGTTLDVVTGKWIEYSSGIGAGVDSFYEYLAKAYILFGKDEYWRLFQSAYVAVQKHFRHGPWYHEADMRTGHATYWQLTSLQAFWPGLQVLVGDVAAANSSHREFFKVWKKFGVLPERYLLDHQILHPTEKYYPLRPELVESTFYLYQATKDANTYIFYTTTHFYLIRITSSRLRVTLFLCLLLGMIGFLRDQIWLDVQVQCRCRYALQLP; encoded by the exons ATGATGTCAATCCGCCATTTGAGAAGTTGGATTCTTTTACTTTTCCTGATTTGCACTGCCGTTCTCAATTTTTCACTTTCTGATCCAGATTCACATCTCGTCCGTAAGAAATTTCTCATGAAGCAGAAAGTCCGCCGTAT GTTTTATCATGCCTATGACAACTACATGAAATATGCATTTCCG CATGATGAACTGAAACCTCTCACAAAAACTTTCACCGACTCACTCAGTGAACTAGGAAATTTGAGG CTGGAACACTTGCCACAGAACTATAATGGTTCTGCACTTACCCTAATCGAGTCATTATCGAG CCTTGTGATATTAGGTAACAATACAGAGTTCGTAAGAGCAGTGTTGTGGCTTTCCGAAAATCTGACATTTGATGTTGATGCAAGAGTGAATCTGTTCGAG TGCAACATAAGAGTACTTGGGGGACTTGTTTCTGCTCATATGCTTGCAACTGATTCTAGAAACAGGTTCTCTCAAGGAACTTACAAGAATCAGCTCCTTATCCTAGCTGAAGACTTAGGGCGACGCTTCTTGCCTGCATTTAGTACACCAACTGGATTACCATATGCATGGATCAACCTCAAG TATGGagtaatggaaaacgaaacaacGGAAACTAGCACTTCTGGCTCTG GTTCCTTGATTCTTGAAATGGGGGCATTATCAAGATTGACTGGTGACCCACAATATGAAGCTGCGGCGCTGCGTGCTTTGCGTAAGTTATGGAGTTTGAGGAGTTCTTTGAATCTGTTAGGGACCACACTGGATGTGGTAACTGGAAAGTGGATAGAGTATTCTTCTGGGATAGGAGCTG GGGTCGACTCATTTTATGAGTATTTAGCTAAAGCTTACATTCTCTTTGGAAAGGATGAATACTGGAGGTTGTTTCAGTCAGCTTATGTTGCTGTCCAGAAACACTTCAGACATGGTCCATG GTATCATGAAGCTGATATGAGAACAGGGCATGCAACTTACTGGCAACTTACGAGCCTTCAAGCATTTTGGCCAGGACTACAG GTGCTTGTAGGAGATGTTGCAGCAGCAAATTCCTCGCACCGTGAATTTTTCAAAGTTTGGAAAAAATTTGGTGTTTTGCCAGAAAG GTATCTGCTTGACCATCAAATTCTCCACCCGACGGAAAAATATTATCCACTACGTCCTGAATTGGTAGAGTCTACTTTCTACTTATATCAGGCAACTAAAG ATGCAAATACCTATATCTTCTATACGACGACTCATTTTTACTTGATCAGAATTACATCTTCACGACTGAGGGTCACCCTCTTCCTGTGCTTGCTGCTTGGCATGATAGGCTTCCTGAG
- the LOC130798659 gene encoding alpha-mannosidase I MNS5 isoform X5, giving the protein MMSIRHLRSWILLLFLICTAVLNFSLSDPDSHLVRKKFLMKQKVRRMFYHAYDNYMKYAFPHDELKPLTKTFTDSLSELGNLRLEHLPQNYNGSALTLIESLSSLVILGNNTEFVRAVLWLSENLTFDVDARVNLFECNIRVLGGLVSAHMLATDSRNRFSQGTYKNQLLILAEDLGRRFLPAFSTPTGLPYAWINLKYGVMENETTETSTSGSGSLILEMGALSRLTGDPQYEAAALRALRKLWSLRSSLNLLGTTLDVVTGKWIEYSSGIGAGVDSFYEYLAKAYILFGKDEYWRLFQSAYVAVQKHFRHGPWYHEADMRTGHATYWQLTSLQAFWPGLQVLVGDVAAANSSHREFFKVWKKFGVLPERYLLDHQILHPTEKYYPLRPELVESTFYLYQATKDANTYIFYTTTHFYLIRITSSRLRVTLFLCLLLGMIGFLRYILQIILSSRDQIWLDVQVQCRCRYALQLP; this is encoded by the exons ATGATGTCAATCCGCCATTTGAGAAGTTGGATTCTTTTACTTTTCCTGATTTGCACTGCCGTTCTCAATTTTTCACTTTCTGATCCAGATTCACATCTCGTCCGTAAGAAATTTCTCATGAAGCAGAAAGTCCGCCGTAT GTTTTATCATGCCTATGACAACTACATGAAATATGCATTTCCG CATGATGAACTGAAACCTCTCACAAAAACTTTCACCGACTCACTCAGTGAACTAGGAAATTTGAGG CTGGAACACTTGCCACAGAACTATAATGGTTCTGCACTTACCCTAATCGAGTCATTATCGAG CCTTGTGATATTAGGTAACAATACAGAGTTCGTAAGAGCAGTGTTGTGGCTTTCCGAAAATCTGACATTTGATGTTGATGCAAGAGTGAATCTGTTCGAG TGCAACATAAGAGTACTTGGGGGACTTGTTTCTGCTCATATGCTTGCAACTGATTCTAGAAACAGGTTCTCTCAAGGAACTTACAAGAATCAGCTCCTTATCCTAGCTGAAGACTTAGGGCGACGCTTCTTGCCTGCATTTAGTACACCAACTGGATTACCATATGCATGGATCAACCTCAAG TATGGagtaatggaaaacgaaacaacGGAAACTAGCACTTCTGGCTCTG GTTCCTTGATTCTTGAAATGGGGGCATTATCAAGATTGACTGGTGACCCACAATATGAAGCTGCGGCGCTGCGTGCTTTGCGTAAGTTATGGAGTTTGAGGAGTTCTTTGAATCTGTTAGGGACCACACTGGATGTGGTAACTGGAAAGTGGATAGAGTATTCTTCTGGGATAGGAGCTG GGGTCGACTCATTTTATGAGTATTTAGCTAAAGCTTACATTCTCTTTGGAAAGGATGAATACTGGAGGTTGTTTCAGTCAGCTTATGTTGCTGTCCAGAAACACTTCAGACATGGTCCATG GTATCATGAAGCTGATATGAGAACAGGGCATGCAACTTACTGGCAACTTACGAGCCTTCAAGCATTTTGGCCAGGACTACAG GTGCTTGTAGGAGATGTTGCAGCAGCAAATTCCTCGCACCGTGAATTTTTCAAAGTTTGGAAAAAATTTGGTGTTTTGCCAGAAAG GTATCTGCTTGACCATCAAATTCTCCACCCGACGGAAAAATATTATCCACTACGTCCTGAATTGGTAGAGTCTACTTTCTACTTATATCAGGCAACTAAAG ATGCAAATACCTATATCTTCTATACGACGACTCATTTTTACTTGATCAGAATTACATCTTCACGACTGAGGGTCACCCTCTTCCTGTGCTTGCTGCTTGGCATGATAGGCTTCCTGAGGTATATACTTCAAATTATACTTTCCTCCAG